Proteins encoded together in one Lathamus discolor isolate bLatDis1 chromosome 3, bLatDis1.hap1, whole genome shotgun sequence window:
- the FAM131A gene encoding LOW QUALITY PROTEIN: protein FAM131A (The sequence of the model RefSeq protein was modified relative to this genomic sequence to represent the inferred CDS: inserted 2 bases in 1 codon) has protein sequence MRPGDDAGGAEPAVVPAPGXPPGSMGCIGSKTTIVAVDTTLCVEWKEVKALSPLSAARPLPRLVRQASFDSQDFLQVNVEDTVEMLPKSRRALTIQEIAALARSSLHGISQVVKEHVTKPTAMAQGRVAHLIEWKGWCKPVEPPTALESAFNSYCHLSEGEQEARFAAGVAEQFAIAEAKLRAWSSVDGDDSNDESYDEDFMPSTESSQPTELPGSVPASALLRDLLQGHLCQLGVRHGSCEPESDSSHTLSPETLCSSLCSLEMVSPSELTAKLLGSLGGEDLLLPKLPPPASQSALRGLARLRCQDSFYSVSYAEACLSPAEDEVVLSKDFPLRRKVSDVASSGVASLEEEAEEP, from the exons TGGCTGTGGACACGACGCTGTGTGTGGAGTGGAAAGAGGTGAAAGCGCTGTCTCCGCTGAGCGCCGCTCGCCCGCTGCCCCGCCTGGTGCGCCAGGCCTCCTTCGACAGCCAGGACTTCCTCCAG GTCAATGTTGAGGACACTGTCGAGATGCTGCCCAAGTCACGGCGCGCGCTGACCATCCAGGAGATTGCTGCCCTGGCCCGCTCCTCTCTGCACG GCATCTCACAGGTGGTGAAGGAGCATGTGACGAAGCCGACGGCCATGGCACAGGGCCGCGTCGCCCACCTCATCGAGTGGAAGGGCTGGTGCAAGCCAGTGGAACCACCCACTGCCCTGGAGAGCGCCTTCAACTCCTACTGCCACCTGAGCGAGGGCGAGCAGGAGGCGCGCTTCGCTGCCG GCGTGGCGGAGCAGTTCGCCATCGCTGAGGCCAAGCTGCGCGCCTGGTCCTCGGTGGATGGGGACGACTCCAATGACGAGTCTTACGATGAGGACTTCATGCCCTCCACAGAGAGCTCCCAGCCCACCG agctgcccgGCTCGGTGCCCGCCAGCGCGCTGCTGCGAGACCTGCTGCAGGGCCACCTGTGCCAGCTGGGCGTGCGGCACGGCTCCTGCGAGCCCGAGAGCGACTCCTCGCACACGCTGTCCCCCGAGACtctctgctccagcctctgcagcctggagatgGTGTCCCCCTCTGAACTCACTGCCAAACTGCTGGGCTCCCTGGGCGGCGaggacctgctgctgcccaagCTGCCCCCCCCGGCCAGCCAAAGTGCCTTGCGGGGCCTGGCACGGCTCCGGTGCCAGGACTCCTTCTACTCCGTGTCCTACGCCGAAGCCTGCCTCTCGCCCGCTGAAGACGAGGTGGTGCTGAGCAAGGACTTCCCGCTCCGACGGAAAGTCTCCGACGTCGCATCCTCCGGGGTGGCATCGCTGGAGGAGGAGGCCGAAGAGCCCTGA
- the LOC136011902 gene encoding heat shock protein beta-7-like — translation MASLGSASSYRTERIGTYGPGHGEPRFEGDLRGHGPFGALAHEAFGFPGSPGAVCPCSLGTWVRAQGDTYQVVADVSQFEPPDIVVTTSNCHVAIQAEKVAEDGTVCDTFTHKCQLPEDMDPLSVSCALTEAGTLVITARRRAAARPGEPPQMLYRSEATL, via the exons ATGGCCTCGCTGGGCTCAGCCTCCTCGTACCGCACCGAGCGCATCGGCACCTATGGCCCGGGGCATGGCGAACCCCGCTTCGAGGGCGACCTTCGAGGGCATGGGCCCTTCGGGGCGCTGGCACACGAGGCCTTCGGGTTCCCAG GGTCCCCGGGTGCCGtgtgcccctgcagcctggGCACCTGGGTGCGTGCCCAGGGTGACACCTACCAGGTGGTGGCCGACGTCAGCCAGTTCGAGCCCCCGGATATCGTGGTGACGACCTCCAACTGCCACGTGGCCATCCAGGCCGAGAAG GTGGCCGAGGATGGCACCGTCTGTGACACCTTCACCCACAAGTGCCAGCTGCCTGAGGACATGGACCCGCTGTCGGTGAGCTGTGCCCTCACCGAGGCCGGCACGCTGGTGATCACCGCGCGGCGCCGTGCCGCAGCCCGCCCCGGCGAGCCCCCGCAGATGCTGTACCGCAGCGAGGCCACGCTGTGA